The genomic interval GCTCACAAAAATTAACCACACAGCAGAGAAGAGTTTCATAGAGTTGATGAAGCTATCTTACCTTAGCAAAGTTCGCTGCGCTTCCGAACCTTTCCACCATCTCTTTCTATACGGAATACCAACCAAAGTAGTCACAACATGAACAGTGATTGAGGCATAGACTGGGTTAGAAAGTAATTTGGACTACGTTTggcacagagagagagagagagagagagagagagagagattcatGGCGAGTTTGGAAAGGAAAAGGGAAAGTGAATGCTCTCATAAACTGAACTCaacaccttcttcttcttatttttgGCGCCGCGTGCTCTGAACTGGGCCTCTCGAATCTTCCGCTCTTGGATTATTATCTCCCACCATATTTCCTTATACTCcaaaatatattattaataCGTGGAAACTAAATCCAAAACCCTGAGAAGTTGACTCAAAATGGTCAAAGTGAATAATATGACATAATCACCCAAATTTTTTTAAGAGGTTTGGAATCCAGCTTAGTTCAGAGACTTATTCCCAGGCCCGATTCTATTTATTATAATAGTAGATAATGTCAATAATCGTCAAAATTCTTAAAAGATCAAAATTTGTCAATTTTTAAGCAAATACACATGAACAAATCTGATTGTTCTGGTGAATAGCTTATTTGAGTTTTACACTACGAATGTCATTAACAAAATCGATTGTGATTGACACAATGGATAACGAGTTTGGTTTCACGCTCCGTCGAAACATGAACAAGGGTCTTTATCTCTAGGTTTAAGAAGGCCAATATCTAAGAGCAATGCTCTCTACTAGGGGCACATTTCTGCTACCAATCCTTCTCGAGGCAGCAAGGAGGATGGCATAGTGTCAAAGTTTCAGGAAGTTGGGGACGAATTGTTGGCTGATTGTATAGTACAGTAATACTAATGTACTGAATTAGTTTACCTATTTATGTGATGTAATTTGATGCAAGTAAAACTTCCCAGTTAAAATTAATCTACTACGGCTCAGATGCGAGAGCATAACACCAAAGTGAAAACCGACTAAAGAATCAACACACATGGAATTGGCAAAAAAAGGGTAAAAGATACAAACTTAATTCATGTGAGATTCTTCTATATATGAATTCTTGATCCGCAACGTAAGAGTGAAAAAGGAACAACCCAGCAACATCAATCAAACTGCACATTGCTACACCAGACGAACAGCCATTGCGCacattaaatttcacaaacacAAATTTGCAAACCAAAGTAAAGAAATCCAAATTCTGTACATTACAATTCACAGTCAAATTCTATACATGAAACTCAAATAGTAATGTCTAACACTTCTAACAGAACCGTAGGTCAACCAAAGCAATCAATACTTAGTCTGCACAAAGCACAGAACAGAAGACGATGGTCAGATATTGACAAACCCGAGGAGGCAAACAGCGAAAGTCACTTCAAAGCAGATTAAAATCCACACTCTACAGAACTGGAACATTGTCATGAGACGATTACGAGGACAGCtcagtttttggtttttgaatGCTTTGTAAGCCAATCAATGACGGTATCAATGTTGGTAGAGTTCTTGCAAGAAATCATGAAGCAACAAACTTCCCTATCAGTAATGGACTTGAGCTCCCTGCACAGCGGAAATGATGCTTATTAGTTACTACACATTCCACACATGAATTTGAGGACATGAATTACTATAGCAGCCAGCCAATAGACATTGAAAAATGAATATATGTTTCATTTATCGAGTCCAAGAAAGTGAATTTCATCATGGCCAGAGTTAGAAGCAACATGACATTTATGACAGTAAATCTGTTAGAATGGAGCATGCATCAAGCAGAAGAAGTTGTAAACAAAGATTAGACAAAGCTCGTCCACTTACATTTGTTCGGTCAAATCCTCCTTAGACAGAGCTTCCTTTTTGTCAATCTTGTTACCTAGTACCAGCAGTGGAATGCCACTCAATGATGGCTTGCTCAACAGGTCATGAAGTTCTCTTCTCGAAACAGGCAAGTTATCTAAATCAGCAGCATCTACAACATAACTGCAACATGGAAAATTAGAATGGTGAGTTGGTGATATACATATAGCACAACATATATAAGTTCACCTAAGATTCTGAAAGCCATGTGCAAGAAGAAAAGATTATACAGCAGTAGTTCAAGTCAATGGTAAAAGGTAAAATTTTATGCCAAATAAAGCTTATCAAATCAGTGATTTCAGTTACAAGATCagatcaagaaaaaaaaaccagcaAAATTGCTTATGAAAGAATAATTAGAGGCTAAGAAATACAAAATTCTCTAGTATCTGACCACTAATACTACAAAGACATGGTGAAGCAAAATATAGCATTTGAATGATATATGCAGTTACCTACAATAACATGCATATAAGAGTCAAGGACATACACAATAGAAGAAACTGCTCGACAATATCTTTCCCACATGCTTCGAAACCTTGGTTGACCACCCAGATCCCACAGTTTTATAGTTACGCTTCCTTTTGTAACTTTCCTCATATTGAATCCAACCTGCAGACGAAGAAGTTCATCGTGAGTGAGATTCTTATTGGAATACATAATCAACAACATGggaatgaaatcgaaaattctggaaagaaacacattatCTGATAAAAGGGAAAACATGCATCTTGAAAATTACGACATACCGTAGGGATCATGTCTTCACTATATCCTCCAGTCTTTAGAATAAGATAAATAAACAGATGACAGGATCAGTATCGAGGAATCAAAACCTGGAGAAACAAGCGTGCAATATGCACTTGAGTACGGAAAACACAGCTACTTACTGCAATAACATTCACAAGCGATGTTTTCCCGGCATTTTGAAGGCCTATCAATGACAGCTCCATTTCTTGCTTGAAAAAAAGGCTACAAGAGGGGAATAGAGGAACTAATCAGAATGTAGTTTAAACAACACAAATATGTTTTACCTGATATGATATCAATTGCTGTATAACTAACAACTTTGATTGTTTGCTAATGACATCATTCTATCCAACTTATACTGGAGCAGCTGATAACAATTACCAGTAATGCAAACCTATTTGTTTAGCTTTCTTACTTTATCAAGTTCCCAATTATCTTCCACATACCAATATGGGAATCACCATATTATGGTTCAAACAAAGAATGGTATTGACCTGTTGATTAAATTTGATACGATTCGACACCATTATGCAACCGATCAACATCATATCGACTTTCAATGAGAGCAAATCAAGTAtgaagatcacaaaacaataataaagGAACCAAGATCAATCAAAGCCTATAACTTCTCTAATCTACAAAGCTCCACCAACATCACCGTACAAATTCGATGCACACCATCAACAAAAACCAGGACCAAATAACAATAGCTTTTCTTCTCACACAAGTTAAGAGGCCCATAAACAACCATGATCATCATTCCCCCACATCAATTCCATCTCCAATTATCTCAAAATTCAACCTTTCAACAAAACAAGAATTACACACTCAAATATTTAAACTTTTTATTCCCCTGTTCCCACATCTCGTCCCATGATACCAAGCACAAACCAACGAAAAAGAATCTGAAACGACTACGAATCTCTCACCAAAACCTTCAAACACAAATTCAAGTtcccattttttttaaagaataaaaataacaaccGGACAAAACAGAATCAAAGAAACATAAAAAGACTATACCTTCGAAGCCAGTTGAGAAAAGCTTCCCACAACCCCATTTGGCAACTCTAAAACTCAAAAACCTCAAACACAACAAACAATTGAAACCCTGGTTTCTTTAGATTATCCTCATCGAAATAATACCCAACTCTGCTTTGGAGTTCCTTTTCGTAACGGAAAAATAACAGCTTTCGGAAACCAGTatgatgattgatgatgatgataataaGAATGTTGATGTCTTTTGTTGTTTCTCCCCACGCGCGTGGGGGTAGGTGGGGAACACTGCTGGGGTTGGGGGAGGGACGGGAGGGGCGTGATTGGAGGAGAAAAGGGACGCGCGGCGGGTTGGAGTTTTTTGTGGTGGGTGACAAAAGAGACGAAGGTGCAACGATGTCGTTTTGGGTATGGCTGCTGTTCCAAGTTCCAGGCTGCAGCTAGCTCATCATGAAAAAATCGTCCAGGTTGGATTCGTTTTGACTTGGAATCGGGAGAGGCGGTCTCTCATGGGGTTGGGTTCCTCTGTTTCAACATAGTGTTGGTCCTCTCCTTATCTCGGTTTTGATTAGCCacaatatttattatatttagTATTAAAAAATATCACTTCAGTCATTAGCCGATGACATATATTTCGTTCAACACTTTAGTCATCCAACTTTCATAAACTTCATTTTGGTCGATATATATCCTCTCTCACTTTACTCAAGATCTTTGTCTTCTTTGTTAACTTCAAGGGCATTTTGGAGATGAAAATTTGTGTCAaccatttttttatcaatgGGGCTCTCTCTAACCCAAGTCTTCTGCTAGGAAATCAAGGCACGGCCATGTGTATCTGGATTATTATCATCAACCTATACCACTTCACCTCCCTTGTAATGTCGACTACCACTACCTAATCTAAAAAATCTACCCCCATGATGATTCTCCAATGTGAAATGATTAtctgcaaaaaataaaatgcatTTTCACATTGTCATAGAGCCAACCCAAATACAATAATGAGATGTTCCAGTTGCACTTCCAAATTTACTATCTATACCTCCTCGAATTTTTGTAATATTTTGTTCCTATTTTACCCCTCATATACCACTTCCATCATCTATGTCGACGACAAATCTTCCAGAccatgtcaatttttttcaattccagAATATCATCGGTTAATCGCTATCCATTAACTTATAATTAAGACAGAGTTATCAACAAGCTTGATTCTTGTTCAAGCTCTATAGCTTTGTTTTAAATTGCTTGATCTCAAATTTAAGCACAGTACGTACAAAATGATCatatggaaaaaaaatgaaaagttgGTTGGGCTATGATTAATTGAAAGCCAAGGAAAGTGATCGAAGAAggcacaaaacaaaacaaaaatctatTCACAATCAAACTACCATGGGTCCATATCGTAGTGTGCAAAATTATGATTGCAAGAAAAACTAATTAAACTGGGTTATTTTTTCAATCAGCAAGCTTAGTTCTTTTGCTTGAAATGACTATAATCAATCAAGTTTCATGTTTTTAATAGCTGCTGGTTATTGCAGAAAAGTGGTAAGGGTACATACTTCGATCTTCGATAAATTGCTATCAACGGCGGTGGAAAAGTTGGCTTTATCTACCAGAAGCAAAAGTTTTGATGGATGGCAAAATGGGAAATAAAAACAATTGAGAGGtctaaatagtaaatttatGAGGTGCAACTAGAATTCCCTACAATAATACACATACGTACAATAAAAAGAAACCTCATAAATCAATGATTCTCACATACAGCCAAAACACATATCTCATTAAGCAATCAATATAATATAGACATTGAAAACTATCACAATTTCAAGTTTGATTAAACAAAGGTTGCATATCACTTGTAAATTAAATCAAGTTTAAGTGGAAGAAAGGAGTCTACCGTTAATCCAAATTCTAACAAAAGCTataaacaaaacatatatgCCCCCACTTTTTCTACGGATAACTAAAATCACTAGTTCCTAATGAAGAATAATAAAATCCCTAATTCCCAATGTCCATTTACTGATTTAGGCTCACAAAAGCAAAACCCATAAACCCTAGTTCGTGCAGAACATAAAAAGAAATCGAGGAATAAATTCTAACCTTCATAATTTAGTGCTTCTTCATCAATTCGAAAATACCTTCGTGTATTTAGTTGAGTTTCCATTGATACAGAGAGAGGGTGAGAGGAGAGAAACCTTAATCGTTATATCGCTAAAATATGATGGAGTAAAGAGACTGTAGAGACTTTAGTGTCGAACTCGTTTACATGAGCTGACCAATTTACCCTTGCCAATCAGGCGCGTAGGACTCAATTGCCAAAATTAAATGGAGAAATGAGAGGGAGAGACCAAAATGATAGAAGATGGTATAGTTGAATGACCAAAATGAAGTCTATGAAAGTTCGATGATCAAAGTGTCGAGCGAAACATAACTCAATGACTAACATGATATTTTTGCCTAAAATACATGAAGATAAAGGAAATATGTAGTTTCATTGATTTTTTATAAGGTCAAAcaaagaattgaaaaaaaaaataaaaaaaaaataatgccACGCTACGACTATGAAACTAAAATTCCaaacaaaaagtaaaaaaactGAATTGTTGTGCCTTGGCCTCGAAATTGCACACCTATTGTCGCAATTACCGGGGGACTGCCATGATTCTGAGTATCTAATCATTCTAGggtttcttataaaaaagtaacatttaatacatatatttataaaaaaagtcaagtaaaatttatttattataaaaaattatttaaaccATTGCCCTTGAATTTCATGATATTTACGAATTGCCACTGTTATTATTTGAATAATTAAATCTCTCGAACTAGATTTGCAACCGCATCCCTTCTATCTCTCCAAGCAAAAGGACATAATGACTTCGGAGGTGCAGGGACGATGAAGCAGGCGAAGGGACGGAATTGGAGGTGTGGGACGGATGACTACGGAGGCGCGGGGATGCGAGGTCAGAGAAAGGCGCAAAAAGGCGTCGAAGGTGTGGGGACAACGTCAAtg from Argentina anserina chromosome 2, drPotAnse1.1, whole genome shotgun sequence carries:
- the LOC126782850 gene encoding ADP-ribosylation factor-like protein 8b, which produces MGLWEAFLNWLRSLFFKQEMELSLIGLQNAGKTSLVNVIATGGYSEDMIPTVGFNMRKVTKGSVTIKLWDLGGQPRFRSMWERYCRAVSSIVYVVDAADLDNLPVSRRELHDLLSKPSLSGIPLLVLGNKIDKKEALSKEDLTEQMELKSITDREVCCFMISCKNSTNIDTVIDWLTKHSKTKN